CCGATCCAAAAGATTTTTGATGAGCCCCTTACAATCCGATTGCAAAGGACACAGAAGGCATTTCGGATTTTCGGGAAGACATATCGTAGCGCCCAATTCCATCATCGCCTGGTTGTGATCACCGGGAAAATCCCGGTATAGAAAATTATCAGCTAACGCTTGTAAATCCTTATCGGCACCGCTTCCCAGAATGTTTTTTTCATAAATAAATAGGCGGGCGAGTACCCTCTTCACATTCCCGTCTAGTACTGCATGTTTCAGGTCATAAGCGATGGAAAGAATCGCGCGCGCAGTGTAGGGGCCGATTCCCGGAACTTTTAGAACTTCCTCCAGGTCTTTTGGGAAACTTCCGTTGAAATTTTGTTCCAGGTAAATGGCAGCTTTTCTTAAATTGCGGGCCCTGGTATAGTATCCTAATCCCTTCCAAGCGCTCAAAACATCTTCTTCGCTGGAACGTGCCAAATCTTCCACAGTAGGAAACCTGGACATGAAATTTTCATATAAGGGCAGCATGGCTGCAACCCTGGTTTGTTGGAGCATTACCTCGGAAACCCAGATGGAATAGGCTTGTTTCTTTTTACGAAAAGGGAGATCTCTTTGGTTTAGCAAAAACCAAGAACGAAGTTTTTCTTGCGGGGTCAAATTTCCGTGTCTTGAATCGTGTAACGAAGGTATGTATTACAAGTAGCTTCTTCCGTATAACGAACCAAATCGTAATCCAATCGGGAGGACCGGAAAAACCGGGAATGCATCAGCCTTTCCCGAATCTCTTGGCGGATATGATCGCGGGCTTCCGTTCTTTTGGAATAAAAGGCTGGAGAGAGAATTTCGCTCTTATAAGACAAGCTGCCTTCTCTGTAGATGGCCACTGTCACCTGCACTCTGTATTTCCTACGTAAACCTGTTTTTAATTCCGCGCTCATCTCTTTTCTTTCGGGGACTTAACCCCTAAGATCATTTTCGACCCTTACGGATTCGGAATTGATGGCTGAAATGAAAATTCGAACTGCTTGCCCAAAATTTAGTAAGAATTTTTATAGATAATGAGACCATAAGATACGATGAATCCGAAGTACAACGAATCCCCTTTTTATTACAAACGAAGGACTACTCGGGAAGTAAAGGTGGGGGGAGTAGGAATCGGGGGAAATAACCCGATCCGAATCCAATCCATGATTACATCAAACACTCGTGATACGGAAGCCAGTATTTCCCAAATCGCCGCACTCGAAAAAGCGGGCTCGGAACTCGTTCGCCTAACAGTACCAAGTCAAGCCGATGCCGACAATTTACCGGAAATCCGAAAAAGAATGAAAGAACTGGGCCTTACTGTTCCTCTTGTTGCAGACATCCATTTCACGCCTCAGGTTGCTTTGAAATGTGTGGAATGGGTGGAAAAAGTAAGGATCAATCCGGGCAATTTTGCAGACAAAAAAAAATTCGATATCATAGAATATACAGACAGGGAATACGAAGAAGAACTGGAAAGAATCGAAGAAGTTTTCACTCCCCTTGTTTTGCGCGCACGCGAATTGGGAGTGGCAATGCGGATCGGAACTAACCACGGTTCCTTATCCGACAGAATCATGAATCGTTTCGGAGACACACCGCAAGGTATGGTGGAATCCGCTCTGGAATTCATTCGAATCGCAGAAAGAAATAATTATAAAGAAATCGTAGTCTCCATGAAAGCGTCCAATCCGCAAGTGATGGTCTCCGCCTATCGCTTGCTTGTTTCCCGATTTTATGAATTGGGCATGGACTACCCTCTCCACTTAGGCGTGACGGAAGCAGGTGATGGAAAAGACGGACGGATCAAATCCGCCATAGGAATCGGCTCTCTTCTGGAGGAAGGATTGGGAGATACGATTCGTGTTTCCCTCACTGAGGAAGCGATCGAAGAAATTCCCGTAGCAAAAGAGATTGCAAAAAAATACAATTCGATTTGGGCAAAGGAACAAGAGACGATCTTTGAAAAGGAAAAAGCGATATCGGTTTTTCGTGAATTCAGAGATCCTTATGAATATTCCCGGTTTTATTCCAGAGAAACAAAAATCGGAGAACTCGAATTAGGCGACAAGCATCCTGTTCGGGTGGAGACAGAATTTCCGTTTACCGGTCAGATTACTACGGAAGAGATTTTAAAACAAAATTTTTTAGGCAATAGATCTTCCAAATTCAACGAAATTGTATTCTTCCGAATCCAGGATGAGATGGCTCTCGCAGCACTCTCTTCCTTTAAAAAACTAGGAAAGATTCCAAACCCGGTTTCCTTCCAGCTTACCGAAGATCTGACGTTTCAATACGAAGGACTTGCGGAAGAAATCTTCTCTTTGCAAAAATGGGTGATAAACCCGTTTCTATTTGATGACAGTCCGGGGAACGAATCCGATGTTTTCGGGGAATTCTTGGATTTTATACGAAATTATGCAAAAGATCAGAGATCCGTCGAATTTCAAATCGAAGAAAAGGATTTTTCCAAAATCGATTTTTTAATAAAAGAGATCCGTAAAAGAAAAATCCAAAATGTATTTTTTTCAACTCCCCACTCTCAGTTAACGACTGTTCGTAGATTTGCATTTTTGCTAAAAGATTCTGATTTTCCTATCGTTCTCAGCAGCAATTACGATTCAAAAGAATCCGCCCTTTACGATTCCTCCATCCACTTAGGGGGACTCCTTCTGGATGGAATCGGAGACCTAATTCGGATCCGCCAAGAAGAGCCTGATCCGAATTCTCTTATCGAACTCACATATGATATTTTACAGGCAACCAGGCTTCGACTTACCAAAACCGAATATATCTCCTGCCCTTCCTGCGGAAGAACCATGTTCGATTTACAATCCACAACAGCAGTTATCAAATCCAAGACAGGGCATTTGAAAGGTGTTAAAATTGCAGTTATGGGCTGTATCGTAAACGGTCCCGGTGAGATGGCAGATGCTGACTTTGGTTATGTGGGTGCAGGCGTGGGCAAAGTGCACTTGTACCGTGGCAAAGAAATAGTCATGAAAGGTGTCGCCGAAACGGAAGCGGCCGACAAGCTCATTGAACTCATCAAGTCCAATGGAATGTGGGTGGATCCTGAAAATTAGTTAGAAGATTTTTTATCTTCCGAAAGACTATAATTCAAAAGTCCGGGAAATTCCCTGGAGACTCCGTTTAACTTATGTTGGATGGTTTTGAATTCGGAAAAATTCGCCAAAATGGTCGCATCGATTGCTTTGAATGTTGCGGCGAGTGCTTTTAATTTTTTGGCACGAATCGATTCTTCGCTTTCTTTCGGTCCAAGCTCTGGGCCCGAGTAATAAGTAATCGTATCCACTGCTTGATTTTGTTCTTCATCATCCACCAGAGTGGAACCCTGTCCGCTCTTCGCCAATCTGTATTGATTCATAACCTGTTCTAGACTTGTTTCATTCCAATCCAATATGATTGTTTGTTCCTTTTCTCTGAACCAGATATTAGTTAAAGAATATTGAAGCGGAAGTAATTTTTTAGGAGTAAAAACAATCTCTGCATCTTCCTTGTTTTCTTCCGGCAAAAAATAAGGCGGAGCTCCTACTTCTTCTATCAATTGATAGATAAATTCGGATTTGTTTTCGTTTGCAAGAACCAAACGGGTGATTGGTGCCTGAAGATCGGCCCCATCGGAAATGAATACTTTGAAATTACTTCTATGGTCGTAATTGGGAAGTTGAAATACGTTGAAAGGTACAAGCAGATTGAAAGGATTTTTTTCAGCTAATATAAAGAAGGTGAAAAATAAAAGTAGGGAGAACCAGGAAAAAAATAAAAACAAAAACCGATTGGTAGTGACTTCGATTCCCGTTCCCAGCCGGTAAAACTGTGAACCCCAAGCATATCCTTTCTCTTTTGCGATTTCGGAATATTCTTTAATCTTTGGATGAAGCATACTTATGAATTCCTTTAATGATACTACGTGCAATTTTTTTCTGATAAGACTTGTCTTGTAGGATTTTACTCTCTTTAGGACTAGTCAAATACCCCATTTCTATCAATACCGCAGGCATTAGGCTTCCCCGCAAGACGGAAAAATCCGCCTTTTTCACTCCCCGCGAAGTAATCAACGTGTCCATTCCCTTATCATAATCCGACTCAATGGATTCGGCAAGTTTTTTGGATCGCCTTTGCGTCACGCTCGACAACATCTGAGATTGAATTGTAGCCACTGTCTTATGAGAATGAGGAGTGATGAATTTGTTTTCCAAAAGAGCGGTCTCTCTTGCCTGTTCCGTGCTCGGACTTTGGGAAAGATAATAGATCTCAAATCCGTCCGCCTTTTCATTCAAGGAAGCATTGCAATGAAGGGAGATGAAAATCGAATCCCTGGTATCTTTCAGAATCGTATTGGCGAGCTTAGAGCGGTCTTCCAATTCCACGAAATGATCCGTCTTGCGGGTCATAAGAAGACGAATCTCAGGATAGTATTTTCTAAGATAGAGATAAAGATAACGCGCCACGGAAAGACTGATATTTTTTTCGAAATTACCGTCGGAATCGGATGTGCCGGGATCCTTTCCACCATGTCCCGCATCTATGATAATCGCCTTTACGTTTATGTTTCTTTTCGGAGTGGGTTCTTTGGGGATATCGACAAGCAGTTCTTTCTCTTTAAATTTATAACGCATGTCATACGATAGAAGATTTAGAAAAACGGCCTCTACTATATCGATAGGAAGATAGAGATCCCCGTTTTTGATCAAAGGAGGTTTCGGAATTTTGTTAATTTTATTATCCAGAGTATAAAAACTGGAACCGATTCGAAAGGAAATCTTTCCTTGAGGAGATTGAATATGACTGACCAAAG
The nucleotide sequence above comes from Leptospira kobayashii. Encoded proteins:
- the mutY gene encoding A/G-specific adenine glycosylase, which gives rise to MTPQEKLRSWFLLNQRDLPFRKKKQAYSIWVSEVMLQQTRVAAMLPLYENFMSRFPTVEDLARSSEEDVLSAWKGLGYYTRARNLRKAAIYLEQNFNGSFPKDLEEVLKVPGIGPYTARAILSIAYDLKHAVLDGNVKRVLARLFIYEKNILGSGADKDLQALADNFLYRDFPGDHNQAMMELGATICLPENPKCLLCPLQSDCKGLIKNLLDRIPLRTKEDKKLSLTGHFLWIENGEEILLIKEKKPRFLKGMYVLPYYFEGELPSGEYQSSEVIRNLSDRKSLIKLPRSFSHTITHHKFQFWVHKEVLSGKESESLVSVMRGEVDCKWVKKENLENEFPSSLASKVKKIIG
- the ispG gene encoding (E)-4-hydroxy-3-methylbut-2-enyl-diphosphate synthase; translated protein: MNPKYNESPFYYKRRTTREVKVGGVGIGGNNPIRIQSMITSNTRDTEASISQIAALEKAGSELVRLTVPSQADADNLPEIRKRMKELGLTVPLVADIHFTPQVALKCVEWVEKVRINPGNFADKKKFDIIEYTDREYEEELERIEEVFTPLVLRARELGVAMRIGTNHGSLSDRIMNRFGDTPQGMVESALEFIRIAERNNYKEIVVSMKASNPQVMVSAYRLLVSRFYELGMDYPLHLGVTEAGDGKDGRIKSAIGIGSLLEEGLGDTIRVSLTEEAIEEIPVAKEIAKKYNSIWAKEQETIFEKEKAISVFREFRDPYEYSRFYSRETKIGELELGDKHPVRVETEFPFTGQITTEEILKQNFLGNRSSKFNEIVFFRIQDEMALAALSSFKKLGKIPNPVSFQLTEDLTFQYEGLAEEIFSLQKWVINPFLFDDSPGNESDVFGEFLDFIRNYAKDQRSVEFQIEEKDFSKIDFLIKEIRKRKIQNVFFSTPHSQLTTVRRFAFLLKDSDFPIVLSSNYDSKESALYDSSIHLGGLLLDGIGDLIRIRQEEPDPNSLIELTYDILQATRLRLTKTEYISCPSCGRTMFDLQSTTAVIKSKTGHLKGVKIAVMGCIVNGPGEMADADFGYVGAGVGKVHLYRGKEIVMKGVAETEAADKLIELIKSNGMWVDPEN
- a CDS encoding LIC_10740 family protein, translating into MLHPKIKEYSEIAKEKGYAWGSQFYRLGTGIEVTTNRFLFLFFSWFSLLLFFTFFILAEKNPFNLLVPFNVFQLPNYDHRSNFKVFISDGADLQAPITRLVLANENKSEFIYQLIEEVGAPPYFLPEENKEDAEIVFTPKKLLPLQYSLTNIWFREKEQTIILDWNETSLEQVMNQYRLAKSGQGSTLVDDEEQNQAVDTITYYSGPELGPKESEESIRAKKLKALAATFKAIDATILANFSEFKTIQHKLNGVSREFPGLLNYSLSEDKKSSN
- a CDS encoding N-acetylmuramoyl-L-alanine amidase; its protein translation is MEKNYLPFQKRLIGSCLFLLILFDSSSVFSETVKLPLYGNGGFVSLLDLNPLFPELKFSSKESTLVSHIQSPQGKISFRIGSSFYTLDNKINKIPKPPLIKNGDLYLPIDIVEAVFLNLLSYDMRYKFKEKELLVDIPKEPTPKRNINVKAIIIDAGHGGKDPGTSDSDGNFEKNISLSVARYLYLYLRKYYPEIRLLMTRKTDHFVELEDRSKLANTILKDTRDSIFISLHCNASLNEKADGFEIYYLSQSPSTEQARETALLENKFITPHSHKTVATIQSQMLSSVTQRRSKKLAESIESDYDKGMDTLITSRGVKKADFSVLRGSLMPAVLIEMGYLTSPKESKILQDKSYQKKIARSIIKGIHKYASSKD